The nucleotide window gcTCATACTGCTGTgtcccaccagcaggtgaagactttttttgtttcagttcGCACACCTTCCGCAGCTGTTATTGGCCTTCCTCCCTGTTCTTGATGTTTTGTGTGTTtgctgaattatttttatactgtgTTAAAAAAAGTAAATTGCTCAACatgttttaacttttttaaatGTTTCAGTGTCACAGCCTTGGAGACCCTAATTGGGTAGAGAGGAGgcacacaaatgttttaaataaataaataaaagaaacatcTCAGAAgcaacctccccttcccccccaaacAAAAGGGGTTTCCAGGCACCTCTGGACCCCCGCAGAATGGGTGTCCTCCTCACCAGTTCTGCCGTCAGCGCTGACGCTCACAGCCCAGCAGTCAGTCGGATGAGATGGCACGGCAAGGGAGCGCCTATCCCAGGCCAGGGGCGGCTCTCCCTTCTGCTCCAGTCTCACCAGGGGCAACAGGGGAGTAGCTGAGGAATGACAGGAGCCAGAACAGTGCCTGGCCTCCCCAGCCAGGGGGCCCACCTGCCCATcactgcctcccccaccctcagcagcagctgcccagtTGCTCCCTTGGCACACGTCCTGCCCAGCCCTCCAGCCACTCCACCTGTACTGCAAAGCGGGGCCTCCAGTGCCTGGGGCCATTCTCAAAATCAGGGACACCTTCTCCCTTGCGTGAGGGGGAGCCCGGTCAcctcagacacccccccccagctccctgccaagcccagcaagcttccaaccGTTACCCCCTTCCTTCCACTCATGCCTGCTTCCTGACTCTCTAAAgcaaaagtggaaaaccacaatccaGGGAACTGAATACTCACTAACGTTAACAAAATAATTTATAACCTTCTCTTAGACATATTAGTGTAAAGTGTACAAGTGCAGAATCAATATAAACAATGTTAATATCTTTTGCAATCAATATAAGCAATGTTCTCCTACAAAAATACTTCCATACAAAAATACATGCTATAAATGGTGCTCTGTTCCACTACAGGCAACGGCCGGGCAATAAATAACCACAAGTCCAAGAACACCATGGATTGTATATTCTGTTCTCTTATAGGTGTGTGGATCTGTGGTGCTCCGTGGAAATGTACAAACTCCAACAGGTAAGTGAGGGGCGGGTCAGAGACCAAAGTCCCAACGGTCTTTTCCCTTCTGTAGATGGATCCCGAAGTGTCAGGAGGACTCAGTCCTTCTGAGAACCCGACAAGCGGCCAGGCTGAAGTTCGCTCGTTTCATATGACACCATTTCATCAGGGCTCCTCAATCCACGTCACCCCAGATCAGCAGACACACCCAGCGCTTTCCTGTGTGTCTGACCCGGTGACCAGAAACCAAGCCGTGCGCTTGGTGCCCCCTCAGAGGAGATCAGAGCAGTCCTTGGGGTGCAGCCGCTCCAGGAAAGGGCCCCCCTGTGCATCAGCCAGCCCTGCGAAAGCCCCGGCCCACTTCCTCTGCAGCCAGGCTCAGTGCCTGAGTGTCCCTCTCCCAGGCAGGCCTGCTGGCCAGAAGCACCGGAGCCCTGCTGCGTGCCGCAGGAACAACCCCAAGGGGGTggctcagcaccccccccccagcaactttGCGCCCAACCAGACAAAAGAGGCTGAAGCCACCTgacaaggggtggggctgtgtggggTCCCTCCAGCCCCACAGCCACCCCTCCTTCAGCCCCAGGTCAGATGAGGGCCTTGGCTGCTTGCCCCCACTTGGCTTCTGGGGGTTGACTGGGGAGGGCCTAGAGCACCCCCCCCTCTTCAGTTGAGGCGAGCCCTGCTTTATGcgactgaggaggaggaggaggaagcaggaggGATCCAGGCAGAGTGAGCAAGAAAGGCACCGACAGGTGGAGTAAGAAGGCAGAGCAGAATTACCAAAAACTCTCAGGGCAGAGAAGGCGGCTGGAAGACAACCAAGGTCCCTGTCTGATGCCAAGCCTGCCTTGACTGGATTTCTGGCTGCCGCCACCTCGGTAGTTGATCCCTTCAGGCCagggttccccctccccagcagccccACTGCTGCCCAGTTTCGAGGCCTGaacccccgccccccgcacggctcCTTGCTGGGCAGGGCCTTCCTTACGTGGgggctccccaccccccgcccccagggcTCCACCTCCTGAGCCGCCGTAGGCATCCTGCCTGCTGACACCTCCATGAGGTCGCTCCCTTCACCACCACCCTCCATTTCCAGGCCCCCTATTCTCTGCACGGCCTTTCGAGTGAGAAATCTAGAGCAGTCCCTACGGGCAGAAAAGGGCAAGAAACATCTTTTATCACTGGCAACGGAGGGAACGGCATTCCTCTTTCTGGGAAGTGTTTCCAAAAGAAAACAGCATGGCAGGAGGAACCGAGCATGCGCCACAAGCTGTGGCAAATGTCCCACAGTTCCCACACTAGGGATTTTACACCAGAAAGGAGTGGGGATTATGAATGGGGTGTTCTAGCTCAGCACGGACAGGGCAAAGGAAAATGTGGACCATGTCCATGGGGTTGAAGCAGAGAGTTGGGCTGGGCTGGGTCTGAacgtgcagcccccccccccgttccctcCTGCATTACCTGGCCTGCCCGTTAAGATCCTCTGTCAAGCCCTCTTCTCTGTACCATGTTTTTAACGCGTTTTATTGACTTGGCTTCCTTTTCTTGGTTCTgttcttaattaattaatttaaattatttataatctctctctctgactgaggCTCCAGGCAGATCACACAAGGTAAGTCAGTACGTTCCtcagctgagacattcaataaacaataccatagattTCAATCGCAGAAATGCGAAAACAAGCGGAAGTCCCAATGCAGAACTGGAACTATgcagaaacaaagcacaagcaatttgacatgacttATTAAACAACACGGAAACTACCAGGTAGGAGCATACTTAAAGCGACAGGCAGTGCACAGTGGTATAGTCTGCAGTCGCTAGCCTTTTAGCAAAGTATCTCTCtgctgaaccatttccttacagtacagccccatTATCTGTGTGAAAAAGCCCTccgagtaattcagttttgcatcatttgtggaaagccaggagggtgggggcccTCCTAACCCcaccaggcaggccattccataaggtgggggccaccacaaagaatgcgtgtgtgtggggggggggcagctgctgaTCTTTCCCATTCGCAAAGCGGCAACTACGGTTCTGTTGTGTTAGCcttgagctgcctcaagcagttccGGAGAGGCAAAATGCCTGTTTTCTGAAGAGGGCTCAGTTCAAGGGGAATCTTTCCCCAGGTGGGTGCTGTGCTGCTTGGCAGGaaaccggggtgtgtgtgtgtgtgtgtgtcactagCCCCCCTTCTCTAGGGCAAattttcagcattttaaaaattgattctgCTTTCTAAACATCTGAAACAAAGAGCGATAGGGTAAATGCCTATCAAAGGGATAGAAATGAAAAAGGCAGGCGAGCCTGCTTGAAGTAAGgcggccggcgggggggggggggcaaggaaaaCCCCTGGtgtatcgtcgaaggctttcacggccggagaacgatggctgttgtgggttttccgggctgtattgccgtggtcttggcattgtcaggaactacaatgccaagaccacggcaatacagcccggaaaacccacaacagccatcgaaaACCCCTGGGTCCGCGCTGAGTTGTTAATCCGGAGGCCTCTCAAACCCCAGGCAAAGGCAGGCGGAAGCTCCGCTCGAGCCGCTGCAGAAACAAAAGGGCAGCCGGCCCGGCCCGGCTTCCTGCGCGCGCCCCGCGCGTGGACGTGTGGAGAACGGCCACGCGCCTAGCCCGCAGCCCCCGCCCATCTCCCGGATCATCATCAGCTATAACTGACAGGTcgggggaaggggaaaaggagccGCGTCCGCATTGCAGTCCCCTCCCCGCAATAAAACCGCCCCTCCGAATCCAGCCTCCCGCCTCGGCGGGGCCGCCAGAGCCGCCCGCGCACTTTAGCAGACGTCTCTGCAACGACAGCAGCACCCCGGCAGCAAGTCAtctctgggagttgtagtccaccCGTTCGGGACTCTGCCTCCCAGGATGCCTTGCGAACCACCCGACGCTGCCTCGTCCGTCATCAGGGTCGGCCTCGGCTCTCCAGACTGGCCGCGGGTCTCCAGGGCAAAAGGGAAGAGCTTTGCCCGCATCACCGACTGCCCGCACCTTTTCGCGGGAGAGGcgccggggattgaacttggggccttctgcacgccaagcagaGGCCCTGAGCCCTGCCGGGCTAACCAACTCTTGCCCCGACGGTGGGGAGGGAGACAACATTCAAGGGCAACGGAGAACGGCGGGGGCACGCCGGGGGCACGGCGGGCGGCCTCCTGGGCGGGAGGGGCGCAGAGCGGCGCGTGCGCATTTCCCTACCGGGGGATGAGCAGCGAGGGAGCCGCCGCTTTTGCCCCTGCCCCGAAGCTGCGCCCGGACAGTCATTCAAACGCGAGGACCGGCAGCGCGCGGGCTCTCCTGCGTGGGGCACACCCGCCCCGCAGTCCGCGGCTCAGTCCGACGCGGCAAAAGCAggagtgccgggggggggggggcttccccgTTCCTTTGGCCACCCGCGTTAGGGCCGCGGGTGGTTCTGCGACAGCCGCCTTCGGGGGGTGAGCCGCGCTCGGAACGAGACGCTGCCAAACGAGCCGTTGCCGCGGCTTGTGCCAGGAGAGGAGGCCGCTCCGCCGTGAGAGCTCGTGGCGAGGTCACCTGGGGGAGGTGTGCTTTGGGAAGCCCCCGGTTCAGATCTCGCCGTTGCCAGGAGCCCAGCTGGGTAGACTTGTGCCAACGAGCCCCTCGAAGCCTCGGCTTCTCCCTTGGCACAGTGGGCCTGTGGCAGAGGATGGCAATcgtgcccccccccactcttacAGGCTGTCCTGAGGACTGCTGGGGTCGTGCACGTGGGGCGCTGTGGATTCTCGGGCGCTGCGCGGCGTCCAACTGCGGCTGAACGGGCGCGTCTTCTGGCCTCAAAAGGAAGGCGGAGGCCGTGTGGGCAGCAGAGGGCGCTCCTGCGCAAGGAATCCCACCCACCGGGCGGCCCAGCAGGGTCCGGTTGGGGCGGGGGAGCCTCTCTGTGGCCCGGGCTGCAGcgctggctggccggccggccagccaccCCTCTGGGATTGCTGGGGGCCTGGGGGGGTGCAGGAGGAGTCTCTTGGGGTTCTCCCTCCAGGAAAACAATGGCATCGGGGCCAAGCCAGTGGGAAGCGCTGCCCTTTGCGTGCCGGGTGCTGGGGATAAAGGCAGCAGCCCAGGGTGGTGAGCAGGCCTTGGGTAGGAATGTGCCAGGGCACCAGTCCCAGGAAGTGTCCCGTGACATTCTCCCAACAGTGCTGTGGGGAAGGTTGGGCAGAGAGAGCGTCGTGCGTCATGGCCAGCCACTAAGGGAGCTGTAGGGCTGCTTGTGGGCTTGGAGGCCCAAGGCTGGGAGTCCTGCTTAATCCTTCCTTCCTGCTACGTCCACAGGAGGAGAGCCTGCcaagccaggagggtgggtgggtggcagggTTACCTTGCAGCCACAGAGCTCCTTTGGCGGGAGGCTCATACAGCCCGCTTAGGAGCTTTTTCTGGAAGCTTTTTGCTAAGCTCTGCTTTGGGTACCAGATCCGCGTGGCAGTTCTGTCCTCTGGCATCAGAGGAAAGCTCCTTGCATGGGAGTAAAGCCCTGCTGGGCGTGCAACAGATCTGCCAGACCAGGCCTGTCATTCGGGCCGCTTGGCAGGAGGCTGTGCTTAACAGGGATTGTGAGGTGAACACCCTCCTGGCTTGGGACACGAGCCCCCTTTGCCCCTCCCTGTCTCCGGTGCTGTGGGCCTTGCGTCTGGTCTGCCGAGAGGAGGGGGCATTGTGCATGATGCCCACCAGGGTCCTCCTCAGGAAAGGCCCCCCGAAGGGAGCTGCAGGTGGAGGACAGGCGCTGGCCAGAGCTGCGGCCCTCCCTGGGCCCGTCCTCCAGCGCCTGCCATTCCCCACACAGTGGCAGAGCCGGCCGGCCATAATGAGATGCTAACTGGATTTTCCGTAATATTGGGGGAAGGAAGGTCAGCAA belongs to Eublepharis macularius isolate TG4126 chromosome 13, MPM_Emac_v1.0, whole genome shotgun sequence and includes:
- the LOC129341022 gene encoding proline-rich protein HaeIII subfamily 1-like, translating into MPLFSWRENPKRLLLHPPRPPAIPEGWLAGRPASAAARATERLPRPNRTLLGRPVGGIPCAGAPSAAHTASAFLLRPEDAPVQPQLDAAQRPRIHSAPRARPQQSSGQPVRVGGGTIAILCHRPTVPREKPRLRGARWHKSTQLGSWQRRDLNRGLPKAHLPQVTSPRALTAERPPLLAQAAATARLAASRSERGSPPEGGCRRTTRGPNAGGQRNGEAPPPPALLLLPRRTEPRTAGRVCPTQESPRAAGPRV